In the Purpureocillium takamizusanense chromosome 5, complete sequence genome, one interval contains:
- a CDS encoding uncharacterized protein (SECRETED:SignalP(1-18~SECRETED:cutsite=VRA-EP~SECRETED:prob=0.8829)~EggNog:ENOG503P6DP~TransMembrane:1 (n3-13c18/19o180-197i)) — translation MRITTVLSALCAAAVVRAEPRTAQIYIQPVPSFSSSSFSSTHPPTPLAEISYDTVALSASSIVSYDAPEIPDEAALVRIGLYDAKSRSWISGTTVASTENFAKGYSPNIVVTVTAGGGEVVSVSCKGVAIDAGQTRDFGPQVVVIPQARGAQPTLNKPVVLSREGKTVEPEQEKTFLQKYWWMIGIAVFIAMSGGGAEK, via the exons ATGCGCATCACGACGGTCCTCTCCGCgctgtgcgccgccgccgtcgtgcgcgccgAGCCACGCACCGCGCAAATCTACATCCAACCCgtcccctccttctcctcctcctccttctcgtcgacacacccgcccacgccgctcGCCGAGATATCCTACGACACCGTCGCCCTatccgcctcgtccatcgTCTCGTACGACGCGCCCGAGATCCCCGACGAGGCAGCGCTCGTGCGCATCGGGCTCTACGACGCCAAGTCGCGCAGCTGGATCTCCGGCACGACGGTCGCGTCGACCGAGAACTTCGCCAAGGGGTACAGCCCCAATATCGTGGTCACGGtgaccgccggcggcggcgaggtggtgaGCGTGTCGTGCAAGGGTGTggccatcgacgccggccagACGAGGGACTTTGGCCCCCAGGTCGTGGTGATTCCGCAGGCCCGTGGCGCGCAGCCGACGTTGAACAAGCCTGTCGTCCTGTCGCGCGAGGGCAAGACGGTCGAGCCGGAGCAGGAGAAGACGTTTTTGCAAAA GTACTGGTGGATGATTGGTATCGCGGTGTTTATTGCGATGAGTGGAGGTGGGGCTGAGAAATAG
- the chz1 gene encoding Histone chaperone domain CHZ (COG:S~EggNog:ENOG503P8F7), whose product MAENGTTIPNTTGEDSFAESKGKGKAIAEDVPQDHAMEEDDDEDEDEEEEDDDEDNAGGDEEDGMEEIDLNNIVEGGRRTRGAKIDFAKAAEENPADEEDEEDDDDFEPPADDTEMTG is encoded by the exons ATGGCGGAAaacggcaccaccatccccaACACCACCGGCGAGGATTCCTTTGCCGagagcaagggcaagggcaaggccatTGCCGAGGACGTTCCCCAGGACCacgccatggaggaggatgacgacgaggatgaagacgaggaggaggaagatgatgatgaagac AACGCCGGCG gcgacgaagaggacggcATGGAGGAGATTGACCTCAACAacatcgtcgagggcggtcGCCGCACCCGAGGCGCCAAGATCGATTTCGCCAaagcggccgaggagaaccctgccgacgaggaggacgaggaggacgacgacgacttcgagCCTCCTGCCGACGACACCGAAATGACGGGCTAA
- the BET1 gene encoding protein transport protein bet1 (COG:U~TransMembrane:1 (i163-184o)~EggNog:ENOG503P3FI), producing the protein MSQRFGASSLHQRDSRSALFEGYTGGDPSTTRRTTTAAAGASPAANGYGYGYGYGGYPGGGSGGGADGGSSSRPGSGFRPATPNRRGQYSDAVLNELESQNDAQVAGILGKVKTLKNMTVAIGDEIRESSALAEKMNNSFDSTRVRLRGTMNRMLIMAERTGVGWKVWLLFFAAVALLFFYVWLF; encoded by the exons ATGTCGCAGAG AttcggcgcctcgtcgctgcaCCAGCGCGActcgcgcagcgccctgTTCGAGGGCTacaccggcggcgacccgtcgacgacgcggcgaactaccacggcggcagcaggcgcgAGCCCCGCGGCCAACGGCTACGGATACGGCTACGGATACGGGGGATACCCtggcggcggtagcggcggcggcgcggacggcggcagcagtagcaggcccggcagcggcttcaggccggcgacgccgaacCGCAGGGGCCAGTACAGCGATGCGGTGCTCAACGAGCTGGAGAGCCAGAACGACGCGCAGGTGGCGGGCATCCTGGGCAAGGTGAAGACGCTCAAGAAC ATGACGGTGGCCATTGGCGACGAAATCCGCGAATCGTCGGCGCTCGCAGAGAAGATGAACAACTCGTTCGACTCGACGCGCGTGCGCCTGCGCGGGACCATGAACCGCATGCTCATCATGGCGGAACGCACGGGCGTCGGCTGGAAGGTCTGGCTGCTCTTCttcgcggccgtcgccctgctctTCTTTTACGTCTGGCTGTTCTGA
- a CDS encoding uncharacterized protein (COG:S~EggNog:ENOG503Q4BP), which yields MFATLPDFTPRDSHSLWYTSSRAPIPSAHGPYSVHNHADHHHHQHPNHQHNHASNGHPAAGGHHARARGHVIERTALARLAADEQYMHRRRLNVQNFGSAWLKPPGVPKTLHQMREEKREQEEHQEALRREQLAQELAEAEAAGSMPEDNMMDDVQLDGAQDLDDDIPDADDDHFGMGSGDDDDDDDNGEEDDDEGEGEEDDDDDEGVDEEAVAADEEALREERQNDLMEARMRMADDAFREALVRGDTDADELYVGDEMDPEEEEGDHGHMLDEDDFAHHHHHHHLAAGSNDGGMDADLDDDIPEAESGGYEHTDSEAELSSSSGGGGGRGGPYDDDDDEDEDVGDQDDDEGDDDDNDDDGQDIGFAPRAAPLGPPQSPTLRTARASLAGPRTSMDLSTLLSQDESSFMDSSPAAGRRARHG from the exons ATGTTCGCGACGCTGCCCGACTTCACGCCCCGAGAC TCGCACTCTCTGTGGTACACGTCGTCGCGTGCACCGATCCCTTCCGCCCACGGGCCCTACAGCGTCCACAATCACGCcgaccatcatcaccatcaacaCCCCAACCACCAGCACAACCATGCGAGCAACGGCCACCCGGCGGCTGGGGGCCAtcacgcgcgcgctcgcggccacGTCATTGAGCGCACCGCCCTGGCGCGtctcgcggccgacgagcagtACATGCACCGCCGGAGGCTCAACGTGCAGAACTTTGGCAGCGCCTGGCTGAAGCCGCCCGGCGTCCCCAAGACGCTGCACCAGATGcgcgaggagaagcgcgagcaggaggagcaccaggaggccctgcgccgcgagcagctggcccaggagctcgccgaggccgaggccgcgggcAGCATGCCCGAGGACAACATGATGGACGAcgtgcagctcgacggcgcgcaggaccTAGACGATGACATCCccgacgctgacgacgaccactTTGGCATGGGCagtggcgatgacgacgacgacgacgacaacggggaagaagacgacgacgagggagagggagaggaagacgacgacgacgacgaaggcgtcgacgaggaggcagttgccgccgacgaagaggccctgcgcgaggagagGCAAAACGATCTCATGGAGGCGCGCATgcgcatggccgacgacgcatTCCGAGAGGCCCTCGTGCGCGGCGACacagacgccgacgagctctACGTCGGGGACGAGATGGaccccgaggaggaggagggagatcACGGCCacatgctcgacgaggatgactttgcgcaccaccaccaccaccaccatctgGCTGCTGGCtccaacgacggcggcatggacGCGGATCTGGACGACGACATACCCGAGGCAGAGAGCGGGGGCTACGAGCACACCGACTCTGAGGCGGAGCttagcagcagcagcggcggcggcggcggtcgaggggGCCCCtatgacgatgacgatgacgaggacgaggacgtgggtgaccaggacgatgatgagggcgacgacgacgataatgacgatgacggccagGACATTGGCTTCGCGCCccgggcggcgcccctcgGGCCTCCGCAGTCGCCTACTCTGCGCACCGCAAGGGCGAGTCTGGCCGGCCCGCGCACGAGCATGGACCTGAGCACCCTGCTTTCCCAGGACGAGAGCAGCTTCATGGACAgcagccccgcggcggggcggcgtgCCCGGCACGGGTGA
- a CDS encoding uncharacterized protein (SECRETED:SignalP(1-17~SECRETED:cutsite=VFA-AG~SECRETED:prob=0.6213)), which yields MKAQLLLPLSLSPVVFAAGPSDASKYAAYAKLIKGSIRTEVLRQPITGICKPGKVRSVCAIPWSQVQESDHKGGEQVPIPCKDEGQKCVKGSACTVTFTVTSGKELAQTRADCPATAAGDTGHGNDAGQGNNAGQGTNAGHGNNAGHGTNTGHGQSHA from the exons ATGAAGgcccagcttctcctccctctctccctctctccaGTCGTCTTTGCCGCTGGCCCCTCCGACGCGTCGAAGTATGCGGCGTATGCCAAGCTTATCAAAGGTTCAATCCGTACAGAAGTTCTACGGCAGCCTATCACTGGG ATATGCAAACCCGGTAAAGTGAGATCTGTCTGTGCCATTCCATGGTCCCAGGTCCAGGAATCCGATCACAAGGGGGGGGAGCAGGTGCCTATCCCGTGCAAGGACGAG GGTCAGAAATGCGTCAAGGGCAGCGCTTGCACCGTGACGTTCACGGTCACAAGTGGTAAGGAGCTCGCCCAAACCAGAGCCGACTGCCCAGCTACAGCTGCAGGCGATACAGGCCATGGCAACGATGCAGGCCAGGGCAACAATGCAGGCCAGGGCACCAATGCAGGCCATGGCAACAATGCAGGCCATGGCACTAATACAGGCCATGGCCAGTCTCACGCCTAA
- the GLT1 gene encoding Alanine dehydrogenase (MEROPS:MER1054487~EggNog:ENOG503NUMZ~COG:E~BUSCO:EOG092600T9) — protein sequence MGLLEDFDDRHISFEAEKQEYKPYEYETENNDSWAGALPVKQGLYDPSYEKDACGVGFACHIKGKPSHKIVSDARNLLCNMTHRGAVGSDARDGDGAGVMTSIPHKFFIKNFEREENIKLPPLGQYAVGNLFFKPDEETLEESKRQLEDVAESLGLRVLGWRRPPVDSTLLGPAAKSREPIIAQPFVVLASAYGPGNEPQMTDPDKFNDRLFERQLYVLRKRATHTIGLKNWFYLCSLSNKNIVYKGQLAPVQVYSYYHDLVNADYEAHFALVHSRFSTNTFPSWDRAQPLRWAAHNGEINTLRGNKNWMRAREGVMQSDVFKEELEMMYPVVEDGGSDSAAFDNVLELLTINGVLSLPEAVMLMVPEAWQGNEDMDPKKAAFYEWAACQMEPWDGPALFTFADGRYCGANLDRNGLRPCRFYVLDDDRIICASEVGTIPVEPESVIQKGRLQPGRMLLVDTQAGRIIDDKELKEAVSSRHDFRSWLDRELITMPKVLETLETSVDLAAKLDDTLLQEDPLLLSFGYTHEQVSLLLAPMAADEKEALGSMGNDGPLACLTQAPRLLYDYFRQLFAQVTNPPIDPIRESIVMSLECYVGPQGNLLEMDASQCGRLMLPSPVLSIPEFKAINSMASLYPEWTVKTIDLTFPKSQGVQGYLDHLDEICKEATAAIEARDRIIVLSDRQTSADRVPVSAALASGMVHHHLVSNKWRSMAALVVETAEAREVHHMCVLLGYGADAVNPYLAMECILKLNWEGLIKKKLTDEALIRNYKHSCDGGILKVMSKMGISTLASYKGAQIFEALGLDESVVERCFRGTASRIQGLTFDLIAEDAFRFHERGFSSRYTVSIKGLPESGEYHWRDGGEPHVNDPASIANIQDAVRTKNDKSYEAYSKSEYEQIKNCTLRGLLDFKFEDRTPVPIDQVEPWTEIVRRFCTGAMSYGSISMESHSTLAVAMNRLGGKSNTGEGGEDPERSQRLPNGDTMRSAIKQVASGRFGVTSAYLADSDELQIKMAQGAKPGEGGELPGHKVSKSIARTRHSTPGVGLISPPPHHDIYSIEDLKQLIYDLKCSSPRSRVSVKLVSEVGVGIVASGVAKAKADHILISGHDGGTGASRWTGIKYAGLPWELGLAETHQTLVLNDLRGRVVVQTDGQLRTGRDVAIACLLGAEEWGFATAPLIAMGCIMMRKCHLNSCPVGIATQDPELRAKFQGTPEHVINFFYYVANELRAIMAQLGFRTINEMVGHVEVLKMRDDLRTKKTANIDLSLLLTPAHKLRPGVATFNVRKQDHKLYVRLDNKLISEAELTLDKGLPSRIECDVINTDRAMGTSLSYQISKRYGEAGLPLDTVHVNIKGSAGQSFGAFLAPGVTLELEGDANDYVGKGLSGGRLIIYPPRSAVFKAEENILIGNVCLYGATTGTCFFRGVAAERFAVRNSGATAVVEGIGDHGCEYMTGGRIVILGSTGRNFAAGMSGGIAYVLDKNRDFHDKLNSEMVEAGPLEDPAEIAYLRGLIEDHHHYTGSELAARILVDFNRALPRFVKVLPVDYKRVLEEEAAKAAAAKRAEYNLPVVSGVQHKKEEKDKAPKLQDMEEAVGDNAAEKKRALVLDKTKGFMKYARRSEKYRAVTTRTKDWAELSSRLNEDELKYQSARCMDCGVPFCQSETGCPISNIIPKWNELVFQNQWKDALNRLLMTNNFPEFTGRVCPAPCEGACVLGINEDPVGIKSIECAIIDRGFEMGWMVPQPPKVRTGKNIAVIGSGPAGLAAADQLNRAGHSVTVYERADRLGGLLMYGIPNMKLDKRIVKRRTDFMAAEGINFKTGVAIGEDGQPSLGDLRSSNDAVIIATGATVARDLPIKGRELSGIHYAMEFLHKNTKSLLDSELADNAYITAKDKHVVVIGGGDTGNDCIGTSVRHGAKSVTNFELLPQPPPERASDNPWPQWPRIYRVDYGHTEVRQHTGKDPREYCIMSEEFVDDGSGKVKGINTIRVEWTKSPSGGWDMKKVDGSQQFFPADLVLLAMGFLGPEARVLGDDIEKDARKNVKTPAGKYCTNLDGVFAAGDARRGQSLIVWGINEGRMAAREVDLYLEDNTNLPVTGGIVKRTAQEILKRVVEVEA from the exons AtgggcctgctcgaggatTTCGACGACCGACACATTTCTTTCGAAGCTGAAAAGCAAGAATACAAGCCGTACGAGTACGAGACCGAGAACAATGATTCTTGGGCTGGCGCTCTCCCGGTGAAGCAGGGTCTGTACGACCCTAGCTATGAAAAGGATGCTTGCGGTGTCGGCTTTGCTTG ccacaTCAAGGGCAAGCCGAGCCACAAAATCGTCAGCGATGCGCGCAACCTCCTGTGCAACATGACCCATCGGGGAGCCGTGGGTTCTGATGCccgcgacggtgacggcgccggtGTCATGACGTCCATTCCCCACAAGTTCTTCATCAAGAACTTTGAGAGGGAGGAGAACATCAAGCTTCCCCCTCTCGGGCAGTACGCTGTGGGAAACCTGTTCTTcaagcccgacgaggagaccCTCGAGGAGTCCAAGAGGCAGCTGGAAGATGTTGCCGAGTCGCTGGGCTTGCGAGTCCTTggctggcgccggcctcctgTCGACTCGACGCTGCTCGGCCCTGCCGCCAAGTCGCGCGAGCCCATCATTGCTCAGCCATTTGTCGTTCTTGCCTCTGCCTACGGCCCTGGCAATGAGCCCCAAATGACCGACCCTGACAAGTTCAATGACCGCCTCTTTGAGCGCCAGCTGTATGTGCTGCGGAAACGTGCCACTCACACCATCGGCCTCAAGAATTGGTTCTATCTCTGCTCCCTCTCCAACAAGAACATTGTCTACAAGGGCCAGCTTGCCCCTGTCCAGGTCTACTCGTACTACCAcgacctcgtcaacgccGACTACGAAGCTCACTTTGCTCTCGTCCACTCTCGTTTTTCCACAAACACTTTCCCGTCCTGGGACCGTGCCCAGCCGCTGCGGTGGGCCGCTCACAATGGTGAAATCAACACCCTGAGAGGCAACAAGAACTGGATGAGAGCCCGCGAGGGTGTCATGCAGTCCGATGTTTTCAAGGAGGAGCTTGAGATGATGTACCCCGTTGTCGAGGATGGAGGCTCCGACTCGGCTGCCTTTGACAatgtccttgagctgctcaCCATCAACGGCGTGCTCTCActgcccgaggccgtcatGCTCATGGTTCCCGAGGCCTGGCAGGGCAACGAGGATATGGACCCCAAGAAGGCTGCTTTCTATGAGTGGGCCGCTTGCCAGATGGAGCCTTGGGACGGCCCTGCTCTCTTCACCTTTGCCGACGGACGGTACTGCGGTGCTAACCTGGACCGAAATGGTCTGCGACCGTGCCGTTTCTACGTCCTTGACGATGACCGCATCATTTGCGCGTCCGAGGTTGGCACTATTCCTGTCGAGCCCGAGAGTGTCATTCAGAAGGGCCGTCTCCAGCCTGGTCGCATGCTTCTGGTCGATACCCAGGCGGGAcgcatcatcgacgacaaggagctcaaggaggccgtGTCCAGCCGCCACGACTTCCGCTCTTGGCTCGACCGCGAGCTCATCACCATGCCCAAGGTTCTCGAGACCCTGGAGACGTCTGTTGAtctcgccgccaagctggaTGATACCCTCCTCCAGGAGgacccgctgctgctctccttCGGCTACACCCATGAGCAGGTCAGCTTGCTCCTCGCCCCCATGGCTGCTGATGAGAAGGAAGCCCTCGGCTCCATGGGCAACGATGGTCCACTTGCGTGCTTGACGCAGGCCCCCCGTCTTCTCTATGACTACTTCCGACAGCTCTTCGCCCAGGTCACTAACCCTCCCATTGACCCCATCCGAGAGTCCATCGTCATGTCCCTGGAGTGCTACGTCGGTCCCCAGGGCAACCTGCTGGAGATGGATGCCTCACAGTGCGGCCGTCTGATGCTGCCCAGCCCCGTCTTGTCCATCCCCGAGTTCAAGGCTATCAACAGCATGGCTTCTCTCTACCCCGAGTGGACTGTCAAGACCATCGATCTGACCTTCCCCAAGTCCCAGGGTGTTCAGGGTTATCTTGATCACCTCGACGAGATCTGCAAAGAGGCCACTGCTGCCATCGAGGCTCGTGACCGCATCATCGTCCTGTCTGACCGCCAGACTTCGGCTGACCGCGTCCCCGTttcggcggcgctcgcctcTGGCAtggtccaccaccacctcgttAGCAACAAGTGGCGATCCATGGCTGCCCTGGTAGTCGAGACTGCGGAGGCTCGTGAGGTGCACCACATGTGCGTGCTGCTCGGCTACGGTGCGGACGCTGTCAACCCGTACCTCGCCATGGAGTGCATTCTCAAGCTGAACTGGGAGGGCTTGATCAAGAAGAAGCTCACTGACGAGGCTTTGATCCGAAACTACAAGCACTCTTGCGATGGTGGCATCCTCAAGGTCATGAGCAAGATGGGTATCTCGACCCTTGCCTCGTACAAGGGAGCCCAGATTTTCGAggccctcggccttgacgagtCTGTTGTCGAGCGCTGCTTCAGGGGCACTGCGTCTCGCATCCAGGGCCTCACCTTCGACCTCATTGCCGAGGACGCTTTCCGCTTCCACGAGCGAGGCTTCTCGTCCCGCTACACTGTGAGCATCAAGGGCCTCCCCGAGTCCGGCGAGTACCACTGGAGAGACGGCGGTGAGCCGCACGTCAACGACCCTGCTTCCATTGCCAACATCCAGGATGCCGTGCGCACCAAGAACGACAAGTCGTACGAGGCCTACTCCAAGTCTGAGTATGAGCAGATCAAGAACTGCACGCTGCGCGGCCTGTTGGACTTCAAGTTCGAGGACCGCACTCCCGTGCCCATCGACCAGGTCGAGCCCTGGACGGAGATTGTCCGACGATTCTGCACTGGCGCCATGTCTTACGGCTCCATCTCCATGGAGTCTCACTCGACtctcgccgtggccatgaaCCGACTCGGTGGCAAGTCCAATACTGGTGAGGGTGGCGAGGATCCCGAGCGATCTCAGCGCCTGCCCAATGGCGACACCATGAGATCAGCCATCAAGCAGGTTGCCTCTGGCCGGTTCGGTGTTACCTCTGCCTACCTTgccgactcggacgagcTGCAGATCAAGATGGCCCAGGGTGCCAAGcctggcgagggcggtgaGCTGCCTGGCCACAAGGTGTCCAAGTCCATCGCCCGGACCCGCCACTCCACTCCTGGCGTCGGCCTCATCTCGCCCCCTCCTCATCACGACATCTACTCCATTGAGGATCTGAAGCAGCTTATTTACGACCTCAAGTGCTCCAGCCCCCGATCTCGCGTCTCTGTGAAGCTCGTCTCCGAGGTCGGTGTCGGCATCGTTGCCTCTGGtgtcgccaaggccaaggccgaccaTATTCTCATTTCGGGACACGATGGCGGTACTGGTGCCTCTCGATGGACTGGCATCAAGTATGCGGGTCTTCCTTGGGAGCTGGGTCTTGCTGAGACCCATCAGACTCTTGTTCTCAATGACCTGCGAGGCCGTGTCGTTGTGCAGACGGACGGTCAACTGAGGACCGGACGCGATGTCGCCATTGCCTGCcttctcggcgccgaggaatGGGGCTTCGCCACCGCCCCTCTCATCGCCATGGGCTGCATCATGATGCGCAAGTGCCACCTGAACTCCTGCCCGGTCGGTATCGCAACCCAGGACCCCGAGCTCCGCGCCAAGTTCCAGGGAACTCCCGAGCACGTCATCAACTTCTTCTACTATGTCGCCAACGAGCTCCGTGCCATTATGGCTCAGCTTGGTTTCCGCACCATCAACGAGATGGTTGGCCACGTGGAAGTCCTTAAGATGCGGGATGACCTGCGCACCAAGAAGACAGCCAACATCGATCTGTCGCTGTTGCTTACGCCTGCTCACAAGCTTCGCCCCGGTGTTGCCACCTTCAACGTCCGCAAGCAGGACCACAAGCTCTATGTCCGCCTGGATAACAAGCTCATCTCGGAGGCTGAGTTGACGCTGGACAAGGGCCTTCCATCCAGGATCGAATGCGATGTCATCAACACAGACCGCGCCATGGGTACCTCTCTGTCCTACCAGATCTCGAAGCGGTACGGTGAGGCTGGTCTGCCGTTGGACACGGTTCACGTCAATATCAAGGGCTCGGCTGGTCAGTCATTTGGCGCCTTCCTCGCTCCTGGCGTTACCTTGGAGCTTGAgggcgacgccaacgacTACGTTGGCAAGGGCCTCTCTGGTGGTCGTCTGATCATCTACCCGCCCCGCTCTGCCGTGTTCAAGGCGGAAGAGAACATCCTGATCGGCAACGTTTGCTTGTACGGCGCCACGACTGGTACTTGCTTCTTCCGgggtgtcgccgccgagcgatTCGCTGTGCGCAACTCGGGTGCCAccgctgtcgtcgagggcatTGGTGACCACGGCTGCGAGTACATGACTGGTGGCCGCATTGTCATTCTCGGAAGCACCGGCCGCAACTTTGCCGCAGGCATGTCTGGCGGTATAGCTTATGTTCTCGACAAGAACCGTGACTTCCACGACAAGCTCAACTCTGAGATGGTGGAAGCTGGCCCTCTTGAGGACCCAGCCGAGATTGCTTACCTCCGTGGCCTGATCGAGGATCACCACCATTACACCGGATCTGAGCTGGCGGCTCGTATCCTCGTGGACTTTAACCGCGCCCTGCCTCGCTTTGTCAAGGTCCTGCCTGTCGATTACAAGCGCGTcttggaggaggaagccgccaaggctgctgctgcgaagCGCGCCGAGTACAACCTTCCTGTCGTCTCCGGCGTTCAGCAtaagaaggaggagaaggataAGGCCCCCAAGCTTCAGGACATGGAGGAAGCTGTCGGTGACAACGCCGCTGAGAAGAAGCGTGCGCTGGTGCTCGACAAGACCAAGGGCTTCATGAAGTATGCCCGGCGCTCCGAGAAGTATCGCGCTGTGACCACTCGAACCAAGGACTGGGCTGAGCTCAGCTCTCGCCTgaacgaggacgagctcaAGTATCAGTCGGCGCGTTGCATGGACTGCGGCGTTCCGTTCTGCCAGTCGGAGACGGGCTGCCCCATCTCCAACATCATTCCCAAGTGGAACGAGCTGGTATTCCAGAACCAGTGGAAGGACGCGCTCAACCGTCTTCTCATGACGAACAACTTCCCCGAGTTTACTGGCCGTGTGTGCCCCGCTCCTTGCGAGGGCGCTTGCGTCCTGGGCATCAACGAGGACCCTGTTGGCATCAAGTCCATCGAGTGCGCGATCATCGACCGTGGCTTTGAGATGGGCTGGATGGTTCCCCAGCCGCCCAAGGTCCGTACCGGAAAGAATATTGCAGTCATTGGTTCTGGTCCTGCTGGtctggccgctgccgaccaGCTGAACCGCGCCGGCCACAGTGTCACTGTCTATGAGCGCGCCGACCGTTTGGGCGGTCTGCTGATGTACGGCATCCCGAACATGAAGTTGGATAAGCGTATTGTCAAGCGACGTACCGacttcatggccgccgagggcatcaacTTCAAGACTGGAGTCGCCAtcggcgaagacggccagcccagcctcgGCGATCTGCGGAGCAGTAATGatgccgtcatcatcgcaACGGGCGCCACTGTTGCCCGTGACCTGCCCATCAAGGGCCGCGAGCTGAGCGGCATCCACTACGCGATGGAGTTCCTGCACAAGAACACCAAATCTCTGCTCGACTCGGAGCTGGCTGACAACGCGTACATCacggccaaggacaagcaCGTGGTTGTCATCGGTGGTGGCGATACCGGCAACGACTGCATTGGTACCTCGGTCCGCCATGGTGCCAAGTCAGTCACCAACTTCGAGCTCCTgccccagccgcccccgGAGCGCGCCAGCGACAACCCATGGCCTCAGTGGCCTCGCATCTACCGTGTCGATTACGGCCACACCGAGGTTCGCCAGCACACGGGCAAGGACCCCAGAGAGTACTGCATCATGTCCGAGGAGTTTGTCGATGACGGTagcggcaaggtcaagggcaTCAACACCATTCGCGTGGAGTGGACCAAGTCGCCTAGCGGCGGCTGGGACATGAAGAAGGTGGATGGCTCGCAGCAGTTCTTCCCTGCCGACCTCGTGCTCCTGGCCATGGGTTTCCTTGGACCCGAAGCTCGCGTTCTTGGTGATGACATTGAGAAGGATGCGCGCAAGAACGTCAAGACGCCTGCCGGCAAGTACTGCACCAACCTGGAtggcgtcttcgccgccggtgacgccCGCCGTGGACAGTCTTTGATTGTTTG GGGCATCAACGAGGGTCGCATGGCAGCGCGTGAGGTGGACTTGTACCTTGAGGACAACACCAACCTGCCAGTCACGGGCGGCATTGTCAAGCGCACTGCGCAGGAGATTCTCAAGCGCGTGGTTGAGGTCGAGGCTTAG